A genomic window from Sphingobacteriales bacterium includes:
- a CDS encoding response regulator transcription factor, with product MITAIIVEDDPIFRDMLLDMLPKASVKVNLLETCATIRQAKLAIEKLNPQLVLLDVELPDGKGMDLLNHYEEFGNFETIFITSHDKYAIDAIKKNAADYIVKPVKLDELNHALQKVHKRLEVYSILLKVEKLTTYVDKLKQQNLQENKIMINTNEGAIFVKVGDIVKLESESNYTIIYLENNKKIIASKTLSVFEEMLESLNFMRVHRSFVINLTKIKNIDNDNGNYFARMTDGSKVEISRRKKKDFFEKIAYNS from the coding sequence ATGATTACTGCGATTATTGTTGAAGACGACCCGATATTCAGGGATATGCTGCTGGATATGCTGCCCAAAGCATCCGTTAAGGTGAACTTACTGGAGACATGTGCCACCATCCGTCAGGCAAAGCTGGCGATAGAAAAACTGAATCCTCAGTTGGTGCTCCTGGATGTGGAATTGCCCGACGGGAAAGGCATGGACCTGCTGAATCATTACGAAGAATTTGGAAATTTTGAAACCATTTTCATCACCTCTCACGACAAATATGCCATTGATGCCATCAAAAAGAATGCAGCGGATTATATCGTCAAGCCGGTGAAACTGGATGAACTCAATCACGCGCTTCAGAAGGTGCATAAACGGCTGGAAGTATATTCTATCCTGTTGAAGGTGGAAAAGCTCACAACGTATGTAGATAAGCTGAAGCAGCAGAATCTGCAGGAAAACAAGATTATGATCAACACGAATGAAGGCGCCATTTTTGTTAAGGTAGGAGATATCGTTAAACTCGAATCCGAAAGCAACTATACCATCATTTACCTGGAAAACAATAAGAAAATCATAGCTTCAAAGACATTATCTGTCTTTGAGGAGATGCTGGAGTCGCTGAATTTCATGCGCGTTCACCGTTCGTTTGTCATTAATCTTACCAAGATTAAAAATATAGATAATGACAATGGCAATTACTTCGCCCGTATGACCGACGGTTCTAAAGTGGAGATTTCCAGAAGAAAAAAGAAAGATTTCTTTGAAAAAATCGCGTATAATTCCTGA